CTCCTTATCCAAAATggttgggaccagaagtgtttcagatttcagatattTTTGGATTTAGAAGATTTGCATAcacccaagtctaaacacaaaattcatttgtttcaCATACACCTCATACACACAGCTTAAAGGtgattttatacaatatttaaatttttttttatttttgagacagagtctcactatgtcacccttggtagagtgctgtggcatcagatctcatagcaacctcaaactcttgggcttaagcaattctctttcttcagcctcccaagtagctgggactacaggtgcccgccacaacacctggccatctTTTGTTGcaattgacttattttttttttttttttttttttgcagtttttggctggggctgggtttgaacccaccacccctggcatatggggccagtgccctacttcttgagccacagacacgctctgtcattgttgtttagctagctggggctgggttcgaacctgccaggctcggtttatatggctggtgctgtaaccactgtgctacaggcgctgagcctatacaatattttagataatttcatgcatgaaacaaagtttgtatACCTTGAATCATCAGAAAACAAAGTTGTCACTATCACAGCCACTTAATATATATCACTTAATACATGGCATTTGTCCACAAGGAACAACTGTCATTCCTAACTCTGAATTTATGTTTGGCAGATAAGCAGTCATTTTCTTGTACTTACACATGATAATTAACTCTAAAAAGTATGACGTAACcattaattttgtgaaaaaataatgtgttcagcACAGTAGCATCACCATGTAAATACCTATGTAAATTTAGCATCTCTAATCCAAAATCTGAGATGCCAGGTGTTCAGTTTTCCATTTGTGGCATCATGATAGTGTGGAAAactttcagattttggagcatttcaaatTTTGAGGTTTTGCTTTAGGGATACTTACCCTGTGTGTAATCTATTATCATCCTTTTTACAAATTCAGACCTTTGGAGCTggtctttttgatatttttttcttttcttttttacttagttCTCAAAAAAGAACTGAGTCTTTCTTCCACACCTTGTTTTTTACCTTGGCTTCCATGACAAAACACTTGCATGCTTTCTTCCTCCGGACATTGCTTTTCCATCCTTGCAGACTGATCATCCCTTCAAGATACTAAAtgtgggaattctttttttttttttttgtagagacagagtctcactgtaccgccctcggggagactgccatgacgtcacacgtctcacagcaacctctaactcttgggcttacgcgattctcttgcctcagcctcccaagcagctgggacttcaggcgcccgccacaacgcctggctatttttttgttgcagtttggtcggggctgggtttgaacccgtcccctcagcatatggggctggtgccctgctcactgagccacaggcaccgccctaaacgtTGGAATTCTTGAAAGCTCAAGAATTTGGGTCCTCTTTTCTTAATCTGTACTGTCGCTCCAGGTAATCTCATCTACATGTGCAGCTTTAGTTGTGCAAATTagtcataaaattatatttctaaccCAAACCTCTCGAATTTGACTACATACCCCACTTGTCTATTTGAAGTTCCTTTTTGGTGTCTTAGAGGAATTCATAATCATAGTCACTCTCCTAAACCCCAGCATCCCTCTTTTCATGTCTGATCCACGTGACACCCCGAGTATTTTATCTGCAAAGTGTCCTCCATCTTACATCAATAAGTAAAAGCATTCTATCCaggtcggcacctgtagcacagtggttacggcgccagccacatacaccaatggagccaggttcgaacctggcccaggccagctaaatgacagtgacaatggcaacaaaaaaatagccggacgttatggcgggcacctgcagtcccagctactaggcaagagaatcacttaagcccaagagtttgaggttgctgtgagctgtgatgccacggcattctaccaagggcgacatagtgagactctgtctcaaaaaaaagcattctatttttttttgtgtgtgaataatTAAGATGAAGCCAAAACTGTGAATGTGGAGTTAGTTTTTtaggttattttcctttttaatgagaATACATGCACTAGATGAGTTGAGAGTGAGTATGCAAGTAAACAAGAGGTATTCATTGACGTATGGTTTTAACTTAGGTCAGTTCTCAGCcttacaatgttttttttctgaagtaaatgaagaaagtgacctaaaatttgttcatagtctttaTGGACTATAAATTAAATTTGATGGGGGCTCACTCATTAACTTAAGTTGGGTAAAAAGCTTCCCCAGAAGAAAAATTCCTGGTTAAATTAACCTTTATTGGAGGCCCATACTGTAATATGAATACTGAGTCAATTGTCAGTTTCTCAACCAAGAAAGTtttgaatttataaagaaaagtattgtgtgggtttaaaacatattttaattacatCAGAATTGTAAGTTGTACATATAGTCACAGatttttaagataataaaattatttctccaaTTTTCTTCACATAACTTAGACTAAGgggaagttaattttttttacctaaaaaaaCTAGCAATTTGCCTTTGTAAAAATGCAGTTATTTCCACATGTTTTGTGATAAAGGCTCTATCAAGAGTAGATTATCTCTTCCTCCCATGCCTTTACCTCCACTGCCAAATGTTATTGTACTTCAATAGTTAACAAAAATTGaacctaaattctttttttttttttttgtagagacagagtctcactttatggccctcggtagagtgccgtggcctcacacagctcacagcaacctccaactcctgggcttaagcgattctcttgcctcagcctcccaagtagctgggactacaggtgtccgccacaacgcccggctattttttggttgcagttcagccggggccgggtttgaacctgccacccttggtatatggggccagcgccttaccgactgagccctaaatttttaaataaaaccattcttttaaaaaaaatccaaaaagattAAGTGCCTTGAATGTAAGATGCATGTAAATCAGTCATGGATCAGCTTCATTCcaaagttttctctctctcttttttttccaggCTTTACCATTATGGCAGGAAGGCATCAGAATCATAGTTTTCCTCTTCCAGGAGTTCAGTTGAGTGGTCAAATACATGCATTTGGAAATTGTATGGACAGCGATACCTTGGAAGAGGATGCTGAAGTATATGAGCTTCGatccagaggaagagagaaagtcaGAAGAAGTACATCGAGAGATAGACTCGATGACATTATTGTATTGACGAAAGATATACAAGAAGGAGATACTTTAAATGCAATAGCCCTTCAGTACTGTTGTACGGTGAGTTCTAATTTTATATAATGCAGTccagaataaattatttattagcCCATCCCTCATGGTAATAAATTGTACATCCTTTTAGCTTGtttatatttctcttcttttttgtgctctttttttctttgcatggAAATCTGTCATGTTGGTtagtgtttactttttaaaatctgaagttAACACTGGAATTTCTCTTTATGTCTAAATCCATAATTTTATCTTCAGTATTGAGAAACACCCAAATATGTTACCTTCTTACTCTGTGGTAAGAGAATGTAGAAATATTTAAGGGAAAGTTTTTCCCAGCTCTGGTTTCCTTAGATAACCAGAGTTAACACTTCAATATGGTTTctttctattatctttttttgtgcTTAGATAGATATTTTGTGTGTTTGGGAGGCTGGTaatctttgtgtttttaaaattcgTTTCTATTATGAATACTACTTgcatttcccatttttaaaataattgtggaTATTCCCCATTACCATCTCTTATAATCTTACAGAGCTAactcattattttaaattctaactCGTGGATAGTCAGAGTCTTCTTGGTGTTTTACATTGCATAGTAAATGTCATCACAACTATATGTTTAAAAGTACCTTTATATCTGTGGGGTGGATTCCCAAAAGTCAGATTGCCACATAAAAGGAAAGGtacctttaaaaatttaatagataTTGAATTCTCCTTGTTTGAACCCATTTTATATCTGTGTCATTATATCCATCTAGTGTCTTTAGCAGTATATATTTTCGTGTAAACACATTGATACAGAAAGTGGTTAGAACACTGGTTTAGAACTATTGCCATACTCTCAGTAGAATTTTGAAATACAAGTACTGTGTATTtccttgcacttttttttttttgtatttccttgcactttttttttttttttttttgtgatacagtctcactttgttgccctgggtggagtgccatggcatcatgcatagctcacaccaacctcaaactcctgggctcaagtgatcctcttgcctcaattttcctattttcagtagagacctgcctcagcctcccagtgggctaggattataggtgtgagccactgtgcgtgGTACCTTCTTACACATTTTTAAGTGAATTTCTTAAATTCTTCTTGGGACTCAAAATAGTTACAAAGGATGTAATTTCCAGAATGTTGTCAATATTAACAGTTAAATAAGACTGTTAGAATATTCTTTAAATGCATctgcagaattctttttttttttgagacagagtctcaagctgttgccttgggtagagtgctgtggtgtcacagctcacagcaacctccaactcttgggcttaagtgattcttttgcctcagcctcccaagtagctggactacaggcatctgcagcaacgccaagctattttttggttgtagttgtcattgttttttggacggcctgggctggattcgaacccaccagcttcaatgtatgtggctggcaccgtagccgcttgagctacaggtgccaaatcACATCTACAGAATTTTTAATACTACTAGGATTTGTTACCTGAAGTCttgatagaaaaaaaagtatataggTATATTAGAGCTTTTCTTAATATCATGAAATTTTATAtcattccttctccttctcctccccaatTTTTCATGatgtatgtgggtcattatgaaagtattgagatacataaaatcaagaaatgtgaaaTCCACAcagggaaacaaatgaagccctcccagcaacatctGTTAAGTCAAGCAAGTTGGAACTTGCCAGGGTGAATCGTGATGCAACTTTAAattgaggttttaaaaaaaatttttatggccatagatactatatatatatatttttctgggtGAAGTAATTATTGCAATTATTCACAATACATCAAAACAAATATATTACAAATCTggttttaaaaacttaataaaatattttaccaaagTTCGTTTTTTGATGTAGCAAGAAGAGCTATAGGTAATTGGGGTTTCCTCCCTAAATTGCTTATGTATGGCAACATTATTCCTGTTATTAAATCAGAAAATACTTGGTttcatttttaatacaaatatattaatacatgTTTTGTATAGAAATAAGatcactgggcggcacctgtggctcaagggagtagggcgccagccccctattctggaggtggcaggttcaacccagcctcggccaaaaactaccaaaaaaaagaaagaaagaaataagatcaTTGAGAAATAAATTACACAATGTGTCTTTGAAGGTCAATAATGGAattaagacttgaaagtcagagGGAaggctaaaaatagccagatagaGATCCAAGGGAAGGGTGTGGTGTAGCAGATTTATTAGAGAAAGACATTAGCTTTCCTTTCAGATGAACCTGGAAAATTCTCTTGGAGAAATTTGAAATGCCATCTGAATTAAAAAGAGGTTATATttccaatgaaaagaaaaaagtgttttcaGGTATGTGACAGTGGTGTGAAGATTtcaaggaggaaattaagttgaACAACAAAGGAGTTTTAATGGGTGTTTCAGAAATGAGTAGCACAGAGTGGCTGGGATGCTGTGTGAGACAGATGAGGACGGTTTGATCCATGTAGTAAGAGAGCAtcactggctcagcgcccatagtacattggttatggcgccagccatatgcaccaaggctggcaggtttggcctggcccaggccagctaaacaacaatgacaactgcaacaaaaaatagacaggtgttgtgtcaggcacctgtggtcccagctacttgggaggctgaggcaagagaatctcttaagcccaacagtttgagattgctgtgagctgtgatgccacagcattctactgagggtgacacagtgagactctgtctcaaagaaaaagagagcgTCACTATTGGAAGTTTTTAACAGGAGTAATGCAAAATGGCTGAGGGGCCTGCTGGTGAGTTGGAAAGGATCCGATAAAGAGATTATTGGAAGAATTCAAATGAAGATGAGCAGATAATGATCATTTTGTGATCATTTGTTATAACAGTAGAGAAGTTGatagaaaaatgtatttgggGGGAAATCACAGTATATATCCATTGACTTCTCATTTGAAATGAAGAATGATGAAAAGTAGTCAGCTTAACGTTAGAGAAGAGATGGCATTGGCCACAGTAGTGGGAAAGTTGatacaacagacatttattttgctGGGTGCacaactagcaaaaaaaaaaaaaaaaaagagtaccctTACAAAAGagtttataatcatttttaaaatacagtgaatGCTATATTCCACTTGTAAATAGTCTTACCAAAAATATTACCtgttataaaaaagaattaccaAAAATATGCCTGTTATAAAACAGTGATGAGAGAAGCGAAAAGTTTAAGGATGGAATCCTGAATGCAACCAAGGAAGTTAGCATGACATAGAAAACATTACAGGGGTATTCAGAGAGAACTTAGGTCACTATTAAACCTTGGGAGCCTAATTCAGAAACAATTTTGAGTATAAGAATACCAAGCAAAAGAGCATTCAGAGTGGCATCAAGCTTTGGGGCTCATCAGTGAATCTACAAGACAGTAAGATTACAAAGCACCTTTTATCTTACTGTTTCATCTTACTCTTCAGTCCTCTCTCCCAACCTCCCGACAGGTACACTCCACGGGAATTTTGCCTATTTGATTGCTGATCTACAACTCACTACACCTTCTTACAAACCCTCTTTGCTTGACCTTGACCCTGCAGGTATCTGGTTTTCCTCCTATTAATAATTAATAGTTCATGTGACATGTCATATGTCACTGTTGTGTTTTACATActctttaattctttaataatCTCATCGACCCTATAAGGCATATGTTTCATTCTGCCCCTTCAAAGGTGTGGAGCAGCTGGCCCCACATGATGCAGCTCAGTGTCAGAGCTGTGCTTCAGACCCAGCTATCCATGCTTTTAACCACCACTCTGTACTGCTTTCCTGGCtgtcttaatctttttttatggATTTCTCTCAATATACCCCTCTAATGTTGGTGTGTTTTAAGAACCTTTCTTGTTGCCTTTTTCTGCTGATCTTTTTCTAGTAAACCTGTCTATTCTGTAGCTTCCATTTTGCTGATAATCCACAAATCTATGTACATATCTGTAGCCAAGATCATGTTTGTGAGTTCTAGACATGTATGTACAGCTGCTTACTAAACATCTTCCACTTGTACCTCAAAGCCATCATGTTTGAAATCTGCATTTATCCTCTTCGCACCCTCTGCAGTATTCCGTGCTTCCATGTCACAGTGAATGGTGTGATTGTCCATGAAGTTGTTCAAACCTGAGATCTAACTTTGATCCTAAATGCACTGAACCTGCCTGACATCAGTGTAGGCGATACATGATTAGGGAGGGCTCTGATTAAAGCATAATGGAAGTGATGAATGGGACTAATGAAGGTGGTGGTAGAGCCTGACTGGTAACTTGAGAAATACTGTCTTCTTCTACCATCAAAATGGCATAGGAGATACAGACATATCTATCCTACAGTGGAAGGGTATACAAACAGGTTGAAGAATATGTAACATGCCTTGGcaactgtagctcagcggctagggtgccaaccataTACACTGGCACTGGCGGGTTCTagtacagcccaggcctgctaaacaacaatgacaactacaaccaaaaaatagctgggtattgtggtgggcgcctgtagttccagctacttgggaggctgagacaagagaatcgtgtaagcccaagagttggaggttgctctgagctgtgatgccacagctctctacccagggtgacataatgagactctgtctcaaaaaaaaaaaaaaaagaacatgtaacATTTGTAGGGAAAGCTTATAAAAATGACTGATGTTGAAGGTAGTTGAATAATGTCTTTACACTGAAGTTAGGGGAGAAAAGTGGCTTTAGAAGACAAGTTAGGGGCATAAATTGTCATATTTTATTCTAAGGGATATGTTTTTCCATATagtttaacatttttgaaattggAAGGGTGGCGTCTTCAATATGTTTGAtagtatttggggtttttttccccttacaAGTATATGAGTTGATGGCATCTTAGTTTTGATCTATTAGTTTTAGTTGGGTAAGTTAATATTTGCCTATATTCCTATTGCCAAATTGGAATAGCAAACGTAAGTATCTGTAATCCTTCCTGCACATATTGTTTACAACCAGTGCAATTGTAATATATGTGTGTGCCATTTGCCAAAGGAAGCAGCAGAAGGTTCTGGAATGTACTTAAGTAGCTGGTCATTGGTATTCATACCTGGATGATAGTAAAAAGTTATTTCCTAGGACAGGTAGATCAGAAGCATAGAATtcttatctgcaaataaaattaaaatctctggATGGTGGTAGGTAGCTTAATCCTACTAATTATTAAGTTTaacgttttttttttccttcagaggtAACTGAGATGAGTATTGCTACTTTTATTttgattgttgcttttttttttatacaggtAGCAGATATCAAGAGGGTTAACAATCTCATCAGCGATCAAGACTTTTTTGCTCTTAGATCCATCAAAATTCCAGTAAAAAAGTTTAGTTCCTTGACTGAAACACTTTGTCCTCCAAAAGGAAGACAGGCTTCACGTCATTCATCTCTTCTGTACTCTCCAGAACAACAGGAAATTTTGCCAGCTAATGATTCCTTTTCTTCCAGTGAGTCAGCTGGtagctttttaaaagaagtagaCCGAGACATAGAACAAATAGTAAAGTGTACAGACAACAAGAGAGAGAACCTTGATGAGGTGGTGTCTGCCTTGACAGCACAGCAAGTACGTTTTGAACCTGATAACAAAAACACTCCACA
This Nycticebus coucang isolate mNycCou1 chromosome 1, mNycCou1.pri, whole genome shotgun sequence DNA region includes the following protein-coding sequences:
- the LYSMD3 gene encoding lysM and putative peptidoglycan-binding domain-containing protein 3: MAGRHQNHSFPLPGVQLSGQIHAFGNCMDSDTLEEDAEVYELRSRGREKVRRSTSRDRLDDIIVLTKDIQEGDTLNAIALQYCCTVADIKRVNNLISDQDFFALRSIKIPVKKFSSLTETLCPPKGRQASRHSSLLYSPEQQEILPANDSFSSSESAGSFLKEVDRDIEQIVKCTDNKRENLDEVVSALTAQQVRFEPDNKNTPQRKDPYYGADWGIGWWAAVVIMLIVGIITPVFYLLYYEILARVDVSHHSTVDSSHLHSGITPPSQQREVENGIAPTKGIPFSQQEDHKLYRQDSQPLPAQHKT